The Granulicella sibirica DNA segment ATGCAGCCCGTTGGATTCTTGTGCGACCACGTTGAGATTCTGTACGACATTGACATTGCGTTTCGGAAGACAGCCGAGGATCTTGGGTTGAAGCTTTGGCGGGCGGAGAGTTTGAACGACTCGGCTACGCTGGTGGAGGCGCTGGTTGAGGTGGTAACCGGACGCTATCAGGCGGATGTGGATGAGGTTGTGGTGGCTTAGTTTCTTCCGGCTTACAGAACGGAGGCTTCGGCCTCCGTTTTGTTTTTCCCCTATCGTGTGAATAGGAGGGTGGATGAAGAGGATTGCGATTGTCGGCGGGGGCTTGGCGGGGGTGGCGGCGGCTTATTTTCTGGCGCGGGCGAAGGCTGAGGTGGAGGTGGTGTTGTACGAGGCTTCCGGGCGGTTGGGTGGAATCGTCGAGACGGTGCGGGAGGGTGGGTTTGTCGTCGAGTGTGGGCCGGATGGGTGGGTGACGGAGAAGCCGTGGGCGCTGGAGTTGGCGCGGGAGTTGGGCTTGGGAGAGGACGTCATCTGGTCGCTGGACGAGGGGCGGAAGACGTATGTGCGGCTCGACGGTCGGCTGGAGGCGATGCCGGACGGAATGCGGATGATGGTTCCGGGTGATATGGAGGCGGTGGAGCGGTCGGAGCTCTTCAGCGAGGGGGCGAAACAGGCGTTTCGCGAGGAGATCGGGCGGGCGGAGGAGTTGAAGGCGATGGCTCCCGAAGGGGATGAGAGCGTGGGGGCGTTCGTCGAGAGGCACTTTGGGAGGGAGGTGCTGGAGAAGGTCGCGGGTCCGCTGCTGAGCGGGGTGTTTGGGGGGGATGTCGGGAAGCTGAGTGTGCGGGCGGTGATGCCGGCGTTTGTAGCAATGGAGCGGGAGTTTGGGTCGCTGATTCTTGCGCTGAAGGCGAAGACCCGGGGGGAGAAGAGGCCGATCTTTACTTCGTTGAAGGGTGGGGTCGGGATGTTGGTGGAGAGGATGGTCGCGGAGATTCCAGCGGGGTGGGTGCGGCTGGGCGAGGAGGTGAAGCAGGTGGAGAAGGTCCCCTGCGGGTGGGTCCTTGGAAGTTCTTCTGGGACTGAGCATTTTGATGCGGTGCTGATGGCGGCTCCGGTGGATGTGGCGCGGAGGCTGTTGGAACCAGTGGATCGGCGGGCGGCTCAGTTGATGGAGATGGAGGCTAGTTCAGCGGTGGTGGTGGGGTTTTGCTTTGCGGATGGGTTTGATCTGCCGCCGGGGTTCGGGTTTCTCGTGCCGCAGGGGCAGGGGAGTCTGCTGCTGGCTTGCACGTTTACGGATCAGAAGTTCGCGGGACGGGTTCCGGCGGGGGCGCGGCAGGTGAGGGCGTTCTTTGGGGCAAAGGCTGGGGAGAGACTTCTGGCTTGCGGGAACGATGAGATTGCTTCGGTGGCGAGGCTTGAGTTGGGGAGGATGCTGGGGCGGCTGCCGGAGCCGGTCTTGACCGTGGTGCGCCGATGGCCTCGGTCGCTGCCGCAGTACGCGGTGGGGCATCTGGAGCGGATGGCGGAATTGAACGGGCGGGTAAAGGCGTTGGAGGGAATCTGGCTGCTGGGGAACGGCTATCGGGGCGTGGGGCTGCCGGATCTGATTCGGGATGCGCAGGCGGCGGTGGGGGAGATCGTTCGGTAGCGCCTAGCCGCGGTGTGAGCGGCGGGAGTGCCTGCGGGCGATGTGGGGGGCGAAGGTCCACTCTCTGACCGGGCCGGTGTCGACGTGGACAAACTGGCTCTTTGGGTAGTAGCCGACGCCGCCGACGCCTAGCGACAGGGCCGCGTCGCGCAAGAGTACCGCTGGGACGCCGAGGACGCGGAGATCGATTGCCTTGGCGGAGATGTGCTGGGAGTGCTCGGCGGCGTTGGTGGTGCCGCTGGCGCGCAGCGCGTCGTTGGTCTCCTGGGAGCGATAACCGGAGAGGATGTCGACGACTCCGTTCGTTCGCCCTAGCTTGGCAAGCATGGTGTGGAGGAGGTCGAAGGTACGCGGATCGTAGGCGTTCACTTCCTGGTTGTGGCTGTCGCGCAGGAAGAGGTCGAGCTGGGTGAGGGCCTCGGGAATGTAGGTGTCACCGATGCGGTAGACGACGTCGATCATCTCCCCGGTTTGTGCATGGGCGAGCTTCAACTCGTATTGCAGGCCCTCGAGGGGAACGTCTTCGGCGTCGTCAGGAAGCAGACCGGCACCGGGCAAGGCCACGTTGACGAAGGTGTGGGCCAGGGCGTGAAGCCGGGGGTGCCGATGCATGGTCGACCTGCGAGCGCTCGCGGATGGTACCGCGACCAGAAGGAGCGCGGCGGCGATGAGAGCTGAGACTTTGCGGGAGAGCACCAGGGGGCGGCGAGCGGCGGGCGGACACTGTGTCAAATCAGCAAAGCTCCATCGTCAATTTGCGCAGTACGTAATTCGGAAGCCGAATCGAACGTGCTGTTTCTCATTCGCGTTTGTCGAGTGTACTGCATGAGGGACGGAAGCGCCTATGACCCATCGAGGTGAGGCGGACCTAGTCGGGCACCTGCCAACCTACGCGGGTCTGGGCGAGGGTGGCCTTGTCGTTGGCGCTGCCGCTCATCTTTTCGGCGAGGTCGGGGAAGGCGGCCTGGACGTCGGCGGATTTCGCCCAGACGGGGGCGTCCTTGATGACGTAGTGGTAGGTGATCTGGGTCTCGTTGAACCCGTTGGCTACGGCAGGGGTGGTGGCGCTGTCGATCGTGGTGACCTCGCGGTGGCCATAGCAGAAGTGGGGGGCGGACTTGGCGCCGAGGTCGGTGGGAACGTAGCGGGATTCCTTGATGGCGGGCTCGCTCGAGACCTTGAGGAGTTGCGAGGCGACGAGGGTGTTCATGCGCTTCTGCTCCGCGGGATCGGTGGTTTCGAGGGGGAAGCGGGCGTTCGGAAGGAGGCACTCAGAACGGTCGACGAAGTAGGCATTGAGACCCTTGAGGTAGTTCGCGTTGGTGGGGGCGGACTTATGGTCGCAGGCTACCGTGGCGAGAACGGCGAGGGAGGCGAGTAGGGGCGTGCGGAAGCGGTTGGGAGTCATCGTGCCTCTTTCTTTTGTGCAGTTTGGTGAGATGCGGTGGGGAGGGCTTGGGTGGTGTTTGGGGCAAGGCAGCGCAAAAACGACAATTTGCGTCAAAAATTGAGTGTCGCGGGATTACCCAGGTTGTCGGAACTGGCCGCAGGTGTGGGCGTACGTTGCTCTGGTTTTTATGCTGTCCGGCATTTTCGAGGGGACGGCATGGGGTTCGCTCACGGTCCTGGTGGGGAGCCGTTTGGGAACTTCGGAACGATGATGCCAGTGGGGCATACCGCCATTTATCTGGACCGGGTGTGCGCGGACGGGCCGCTGAAGTTGAGGATGTGCGAGGCAGGCGAGGCGCAGGGGGTGGCGATCGCGCGATATCACCAGATCGGGGATATCGACTGGGTGGCTTCGCCGATCATGCAGTTTCTCTATGCGACGGATCGGCCTGAAGACATTCCGGCGTATGCGACGGCGGACTCAGTGTGGGAGATGAGACAGAGGTACCGGCGGCGGTACATGCTGGCCATCGTTCCAGACGGGACGGAGAAGGAGAAGGCGACGAACGAGTGGTGGGAGACGGTTGGGGTCGCTTATAACCGGAAGGTGTGGGGGTACCAGATCGCAACATCGCGGGAGCAGGATGAGCAGTTTGTAGCGACGATGAACTCAAGGCCGAACAAGCATCTGTACCACCTGAAGAAGACGAATTGCGCGGACTTTGCCGCGGAGATGGTGAACCTCTATTTCCCGGGGGCGGTGCACAACGACCGGATTGGAGATTTTGGGCTGATGACGCCGAAGGAGGTGGCGCGGTGCGTCCAGGCTTATGCAAAGGAGCATCCGTTTTCCGATTACCGGGTGCTTGAGATTCCGCAGGTGCCGGGATCGCTGCGGCGGAGCAGGCCGGTGCGGGGCGGGGCGGAGGCGGGGTTGAAGACGAAACGGTATTTGTTCACGCTGGCGGTGATTCAGCCGGAGGTTCCGATCGGACTGACGGTGCTCTACCTGTGGCACGGGCGGTGGAAGATCGGTGAAGGAGCGGAGCTTGCGGGGCCGGAGAACTTTATGTCGCCCGTCGAACAGGCAGTTGGTACGAAGTAGCGGTCTGTGGATAGATAATGGACGGATGAAAAGGCGTCCATGTTTTCTGGTGATTGACCGGGAGTTCGCGGGAAGCATTTCTACTCGAAAGCTGTTGATCGAGACGGCCAAGTTCAATGTGATCACGGCTTATAGTGGGACCGAGGCGATCGAGACCGTGGAGCGTTTTCCTGCGGTGAACGGGGTAGTGCTGGACGCTTCGCTCGGGGATATGGAGTGCGACGACCTGATCAAGGCTCTGAAGGTGATCGCTCCGGATGTGCCGACGATCTCGATCGAGGGTGGGTCGAGGACGTGTGCGGACGCGGACTACAACGTTCCTTCGTTCGACCCCGCGAAGCTTCTGGAGGTACTGCGGGGGTTGCAGCCGAAGGAGTCGGATGTGATCGACCGACGCGATGAAGAGTTGAACCGGAAGGCAGAAGCAGAAGCGGAGTGAACCGCTGGTGTGGTTAGTGCGGGGTCGGTTGGGTGATGCCGATCGTCTGGAGCCATAGTTCTACGCTTGTAGGCCAGGTGGTGACGGGAAGCTGGGTTCGGCGGAGTCCGTAGCCGTGGCCTCCCGTGGCGTAGATGTGGAGTTCGGTGGGGACTCCCGCCGCTTTGAGCGCCAGGAAGTAGGCGGTAGCGTTTTCGACGTGGACCGGATCGTCTTCGGCCTGGACGAGGAAGGTGGGCGGCGTTTGGGCGGTGACGGGAATGTCCGGCGTGAAGGCGAAGGCCTTATCGGCCTGGGCGAGGTAGCCGGGGTAGACCACGACGGCGAAGTCGGGGCGGCAGCTTAGCTGGTCAGCCGCGTCGATGGCAGGGTAGAGACGCTCATCATAGTGGGTGCTGACGGCGGCTGCCAGATGTCCTCCGGCGGAGAAGCCGAGGACGCCGACGCGCTTGGGGTCGATCTTCCATTCGGCGGCGTGGCTGCGGACCAGGCCTACGGCTCGCTGAGCGTCCTGCAGGGCGGCTTCCGATTTCGGGTAAGGGCCGGTGGCGGGGACGCGGTACTTGAGCAGAACGCAGGTGATGCCCTTGGCGGTGAGCCAGTCGCAGACCTCGGTGCCTTCTAGGTCGATGGCGAGGATGCTGTAGCCGCCCCCGGGAAAGACGACGATGGCGGCCCCGGTGTTCGGTACGGACGCCTGCGGGGTGTAGAGGGTAAGGGTGGGGGTGGAGACGTTGCCGAGACGGATGAGCGGCTTGCCGGCGATGAGGTTGTCCTTGGCGGTGGTGGTGTCGGCTTCCCGGCCCTTGGTGGTGTTTGGGCCGGGGGCTCCGTTGGGCCAGAGGGTGAGGACAGTGTGGCCGGGTGGTGGGGGCCATCCGGAGGGCTGAGCGAATGCGGCGGGGAGGGTTGCGAGGAGGATGGTCAGGAGCTTGATGGGATGCAGGGTCTTCAAGCGAGCGCTCCGGGGTGGTGGTTTGTGGGTGGTTGAAGGCAACGACAGACGCAGATTCCCTTCGGGAATGACAACCAGACAGGAGATGGCGGCTGGGCGGCCTGGATTCCCACCTTAGCCGACGATAGTGCTGTCGGCGAAGGTGGGGCACCCGGTTTGTTATTTTGTCAGTTTGAGGAGGATGGTGGAGTGGCGGGGCAGGGTGGGTTTGTAGGCGGCGTCGAGGGTTACGGACTTGTCGAGCCAGAGGTCGTGGGCTTTGGGAGCCTTATTGAAGCCCAACTGCTTGAGCGGCAGTGGGATGTTGCGCAGGTCGCTTGGGTCTTCACCGGTGTTGAAGATGGCTAGCGCGGTGCTTCCGTCAGCCAGAGGGCGAGACCAGAACTCGATGGGACCCTCGGCGTAGACGCGCTCGGCCTGGTG contains these protein-coding regions:
- a CDS encoding DUF4105 domain-containing protein, with the translated sequence MGFAHGPGGEPFGNFGTMMPVGHTAIYLDRVCADGPLKLRMCEAGEAQGVAIARYHQIGDIDWVASPIMQFLYATDRPEDIPAYATADSVWEMRQRYRRRYMLAIVPDGTEKEKATNEWWETVGVAYNRKVWGYQIATSREQDEQFVATMNSRPNKHLYHLKKTNCADFAAEMVNLYFPGAVHNDRIGDFGLMTPKEVARCVQAYAKEHPFSDYRVLEIPQVPGSLRRSRPVRGGAEAGLKTKRYLFTLAVIQPEVPIGLTVLYLWHGRWKIGEGAELAGPENFMSPVEQAVGTK
- a CDS encoding YcbK family protein, which encodes MTQCPPAARRPLVLSRKVSALIAAALLLVAVPSASARRSTMHRHPRLHALAHTFVNVALPGAGLLPDDAEDVPLEGLQYELKLAHAQTGEMIDVVYRIGDTYIPEALTQLDLFLRDSHNQEVNAYDPRTFDLLHTMLAKLGRTNGVVDILSGYRSQETNDALRASGTTNAAEHSQHISAKAIDLRVLGVPAVLLRDAALSLGVGGVGYYPKSQFVHVDTGPVREWTFAPHIARRHSRRSHRG
- the hemG gene encoding protoporphyrinogen oxidase, with the translated sequence MKRIAIVGGGLAGVAAAYFLARAKAEVEVVLYEASGRLGGIVETVREGGFVVECGPDGWVTEKPWALELARELGLGEDVIWSLDEGRKTYVRLDGRLEAMPDGMRMMVPGDMEAVERSELFSEGAKQAFREEIGRAEELKAMAPEGDESVGAFVERHFGREVLEKVAGPLLSGVFGGDVGKLSVRAVMPAFVAMEREFGSLILALKAKTRGEKRPIFTSLKGGVGMLVERMVAEIPAGWVRLGEEVKQVEKVPCGWVLGSSSGTEHFDAVLMAAPVDVARRLLEPVDRRAAQLMEMEASSAVVVGFCFADGFDLPPGFGFLVPQGQGSLLLACTFTDQKFAGRVPAGARQVRAFFGAKAGERLLACGNDEIASVARLELGRMLGRLPEPVLTVVRRWPRSLPQYAVGHLERMAELNGRVKALEGIWLLGNGYRGVGLPDLIRDAQAAVGEIVR
- a CDS encoding alpha/beta hydrolase, which encodes MKTLHPIKLLTILLATLPAAFAQPSGWPPPPGHTVLTLWPNGAPGPNTTKGREADTTTAKDNLIAGKPLIRLGNVSTPTLTLYTPQASVPNTGAAIVVFPGGGYSILAIDLEGTEVCDWLTAKGITCVLLKYRVPATGPYPKSEAALQDAQRAVGLVRSHAAEWKIDPKRVGVLGFSAGGHLAAAVSTHYDERLYPAIDAADQLSCRPDFAVVVYPGYLAQADKAFAFTPDIPVTAQTPPTFLVQAEDDPVHVENATAYFLALKAAGVPTELHIYATGGHGYGLRRTQLPVTTWPTSVELWLQTIGITQPTPH
- a CDS encoding response regulator; the encoded protein is MKRRPCFLVIDREFAGSISTRKLLIETAKFNVITAYSGTEAIETVERFPAVNGVVLDASLGDMECDDLIKALKVIAPDVPTISIEGGSRTCADADYNVPSFDPAKLLEVLRGLQPKESDVIDRRDEELNRKAEAEAE